The Niallia circulans nucleotide sequence TGTCCCTTTAAAGGACTAGCAACTTTCTCTCCTTCTACCAAAATTTCTTCTGATTTATCTATTACGTTTTTGTTTTTGTCATTTTCTTTACCTTGGATGTCCTTAAATCCTAAAATCATTACCGCAATAAACGTGAAAATAAAAGCAGCTATAATAGAAATAATTGTCCAAAGGAGAGACATAAATCCATCATCTCCAATAAATATTGGTAATGAGACAACACTTGGATTTACAAATGAATAGGCTGTAACTCCAGTTAATCCTGCAATTGCTCCCCCTAACGCAGAGCCAATTAGAACTGCAATAAATGGCTTCTTTAGTCTAAGATTGACACCATATAAAGCAGGTTCAGTTATACCAAATATTGCGGAAATACCTGCTGAAATTCCAGTTCCTCGCATTGCTTTATTTTTAGTTTTTGTTGCAACAGCAAATGCAGCACCTGCTTGAGCTATATTAACCACCAAACCGCTTACAATTAATACTGGATCAAAACCTTTTGTAGCAAACATTGTAACAATCAAAGGAATTAAAGCATTATGTGTTCCACTTAGTACAAGGAAAGGATAAATAACTGCATTTATACTTACCGCAATCCAACCCCATGTATTCATAATGTCAACAAATCTCGCAAAATACTCACCTGCCATTGCACCAATAGGTCCAAATACAATAAGCATTATAGGGGCAACAATCAATATATTTAGCATTGGCCTTAAAAATACTTTAATAGTCGCTGGACTATATTTGTCAGTAAATCGATTCACATAAGATAATATCCAAACACTTAATATTACTGGTACTGCCTGAGCACTATAATCAAACAATTGCATTGGAATTTTTAAGAAGCTAGTCGAAGTTGCTCCTTCTGCTGATAATGCAATAAAATTAGGATGTAATATAATTGCTGCTAAAACCATTGCTGTAAAGTGATCTGTTTTCAGTTTTTGTGCAGCTGTGAAAGCAACAAAGAAAGGCAAGAAGTAATAGACACCATCACCAAGGATAGTTAAAATTGCTAAAGTCGGGCTCCCATCTGAAAGAATATTCAGGTTAATTAGGATGGAGCATAGTACTTTAATCATTCCTGCTCCAGCAATAACCGGTATTATTGGTGTAAAGCAGCTGATGAATACATCTAGCACACGGTTACCTAAAGATTTCTTTTCCGAATTGTTTTCTTTTTTATTCTTTTTATGGTCTTTTTCTGTATCAAAAGAAGACATTTCTATAAACTCTTTATAGACCTTATCTACTGTTGTTCCAATAATTACCTGATACTGTCCCCCTTGATTTACTGTACCGCTTACATTTTCTAAATTTTTAATAGCTGTATCATTGACTTTAGACTTATCCTTTATTGAGAACCTTAACCTAGTTACACAATGAGAAACAGAGTTAATATTTTCACTGCCACCTATGTTTTCAAGGATGTCTTTTGCTGTTTGTTTGTAACTCATACATTATCCTCCTTCAATAGAGCTCTTTTACACCTTAATAATAATTTATTGTAAACACTTTCAATAGTTTGTTTTCTGCGAATTAGAATGTAAATTTTTACTCAAAAGGTTATTTCAAAAGTAGAATATTAATAATTCGATATGAATTTTTGTTATCATTCATAAAAAATAGGATATCTAAATTTAGATATCCTTTAATTAATATTGATAAGTTATTCGAATACTTTGAATCTCATTTCTTTCCAAAATGGTTTCAAATTCAAATGTCCCGTTTTCTACATTTACTTCGTGTATTTTCATTCTTGGTAAAGCAATATCCCTTAGATAATCTATTTCACTTTTACTAAGATCCATGCCTGAGTTCAATTTAAACCATTCTTGTTGTATATTTCCATGATCCTCATTGACCGATTGTATTTTAACTTTATATGTTCCATTCTTTACATTACAAATTCTATAGTTAAGAACCTTTTTTTCTATTTGCTCAAAAATATCTGAATATACAATACGTTCATGCCCTTGATACTGTTCTAGATAGTATTTATAATTCAATCTTCCAACATTTTGACAGACTATAAAGTAATTCTCTGTACCATCAGATGTAATAAAACTATTATCATCCTTACCTAAATAATACTTTCCTTCACCAATATTAAGGAATGCATAAGCATAATAGGAAGGTTTTCTCAGTCCCTGATTGCTTAACAGTCCTGGGCTTCCATATAAGAGTAAAGGGGTATTAGCGGATGAAGAAAGAGAGTCTAGGGCAAACCAGTAACCCATTCCTTCTAAAAGGCCATAGCAATCAATAATATTTTTAATAATATATGCAGCTTTATAGCTACTATCATTTAA carries:
- a CDS encoding beta-glucoside-specific PTS transporter subunit IIABC — translated: MSYKQTAKDILENIGGSENINSVSHCVTRLRFSIKDKSKVNDTAIKNLENVSGTVNQGGQYQVIIGTTVDKVYKEFIEMSSFDTEKDHKKNKKENNSEKKSLGNRVLDVFISCFTPIIPVIAGAGMIKVLCSILINLNILSDGSPTLAILTILGDGVYYFLPFFVAFTAAQKLKTDHFTAMVLAAIILHPNFIALSAEGATSTSFLKIPMQLFDYSAQAVPVILSVWILSYVNRFTDKYSPATIKVFLRPMLNILIVAPIMLIVFGPIGAMAGEYFARFVDIMNTWGWIAVSINAVIYPFLVLSGTHNALIPLIVTMFATKGFDPVLIVSGLVVNIAQAGAAFAVATKTKNKAMRGTGISAGISAIFGITEPALYGVNLRLKKPFIAVLIGSALGGAIAGLTGVTAYSFVNPSVVSLPIFIGDDGFMSLLWTIISIIAAFIFTFIAVMILGFKDIQGKENDKNKNVIDKSEEILVEGEKVASPLKGQSIPITEVNDATFASEAMGKGVAIIPSEGKVVAPFDGTIAIVSDTKHAVAIVSEKGMEVLIHVGIDTVKLQGEHFQTFVNVGESVKKGDLLIEFNLNEIENLGYDVTTSIIVMNSNNYKNLNNEIGIVTYGDTVLNA